One genomic segment of Prosthecobacter fusiformis includes these proteins:
- a CDS encoding PqiC family protein, with protein MNSRLFLLFGLTFTLLACSTFKPVKDPASRHLLDPAVPYRGGQSPQPSLAIARPSLPAYLDRQQLVTRDGSGAVNVLENNLWSEPFDSGIARVTAANLSRLTGSTSILPVGDFISMDYTGLVELRVAQFDPDSSGNMVLECTWKVQPVKGGDTNFKSFRTEVPVTLTVPAMSGRITAMNEALARLARDIARSL; from the coding sequence ATGAACTCACGACTTTTTTTGCTCTTCGGCCTCACTTTCACGCTGCTGGCATGCAGCACCTTCAAACCTGTGAAGGACCCTGCTTCCAGGCACCTGCTGGACCCAGCAGTGCCCTATCGTGGAGGACAGTCGCCGCAGCCCTCGCTCGCTATTGCCCGGCCTTCATTGCCTGCCTATTTGGACCGTCAGCAACTTGTCACTCGTGATGGTAGTGGTGCTGTCAACGTCCTCGAAAACAATCTGTGGTCAGAACCTTTTGATTCAGGCATTGCCCGTGTGACTGCTGCCAACCTTAGCCGCTTGACCGGCTCCACCTCGATCTTGCCAGTGGGGGACTTTATCTCGATGGACTATACGGGACTGGTTGAACTGAGGGTGGCCCAGTTTGATCCGGACTCCTCAGGTAACATGGTGCTCGAATGCACCTGGAAAGTGCAGCCCGTCAAAGGTGGGGATACAAACTTCAAGAGCTTCCGCACGGAGGTGCCTGTGACCCTCACGGTACCTGCGATGTCTGGTCGCATCACGGCAATGAATGAGGCTCTCGCCCGATTGGCCAGGGATATCGCACGCAGCCTGTAA
- a CDS encoding ABC transporter ATP-binding protein has translation MSAALPEPKAKISIRDLTMAYGSFVVMKDLNFDINDRDIFVIMGGSGCGKSTLLRHLIGLREPAKGEVFYDGKNFTTAEPEEREKFIRRFGVMYQSGALWSSLTLAENIALPLEEFTTMQPKAVRELVSYKLALVGLSGYEDYYPSQVSGGMNKRAGIARAMALDPDILFLDEPGAGLDPLSSRRLDDLILRLRDSLGSTVVIVTHELASIFAIANNCVFLDTATRTQGAVGNPSELKDHSENPSVRLFLNRGAEPADPSS, from the coding sequence ATGAGCGCCGCTTTACCAGAACCCAAAGCCAAGATCTCCATTCGGGATCTGACCATGGCCTATGGCTCATTCGTGGTGATGAAGGATCTGAATTTTGACATCAATGACCGTGATATTTTTGTCATCATGGGCGGCAGCGGTTGTGGGAAGAGTACACTTTTACGCCACCTCATCGGCCTGCGGGAGCCTGCCAAAGGGGAGGTTTTTTACGACGGGAAAAACTTCACCACGGCAGAGCCGGAAGAGAGGGAAAAGTTTATCCGCCGCTTTGGGGTGATGTATCAGTCCGGTGCCCTCTGGTCCTCCCTGACTTTGGCGGAAAACATCGCGTTGCCGCTGGAAGAATTCACCACCATGCAGCCCAAAGCTGTGCGCGAATTAGTCTCCTATAAGCTAGCCCTGGTGGGCCTGTCCGGTTACGAAGACTATTATCCCAGCCAGGTCAGCGGCGGCATGAACAAACGCGCAGGCATCGCCCGTGCGATGGCTCTGGACCCTGACATCCTATTTTTGGATGAACCTGGTGCCGGTCTGGATCCACTGAGTTCGCGTCGGCTAGATGATCTGATCTTGCGGCTGCGTGACAGCCTGGGTTCCACCGTTGTAATTGTTACCCACGAACTGGCCAGCATCTTTGCCATCGCCAACAACTGTGTCTTCCTGGATACTGCCACACGTACCCAGGGGGCAGTGGGCAATCCGTCGGAACTCAAGGATCATTCTGAAAACCCCAGTGTCCGTCTGTTTTTAAATCGTGGGGCAGAGCCTGCTGACCCGTCATCTTAA
- a CDS encoding cytochrome C, whose product MQKQISRFAIIGKAKEETPDDPFAGLDDSKMEALMADMERDMGGMDDDNPDPRQLGRFMRKMTEVMGDKAPAELREMVKRLEAGEDPEKLESEFGGLEGEDGDIFSQMKKIIHTNRAPVRNPNLYEMSEWVS is encoded by the coding sequence ATGCAAAAGCAGATCTCGCGATTTGCGATCATCGGTAAAGCCAAAGAGGAAACTCCCGATGACCCATTCGCTGGGCTGGATGATTCAAAAATGGAGGCACTCATGGCCGACATGGAAAGAGATATGGGAGGAATGGATGACGATAACCCGGATCCGCGTCAGTTGGGACGGTTCATGCGCAAAATGACGGAAGTCATGGGGGATAAAGCACCCGCTGAATTGCGTGAGATGGTGAAGCGACTGGAAGCAGGCGAAGATCCTGAAAAGCTGGAATCTGAATTCGGTGGGCTTGAGGGGGAGGATGGAGACATCTTTTCGCAGATGAAAAAGATCATTCACACAAATCGTGCCCCCGTTCGCAATCCGAACCTTTATGAGATGAGCGAGTGGGTATCTTGA
- a CDS encoding beta-ketoacyl-ACP synthase III, whose amino-acid sequence MPTPSKQPFCTSSIIGTGSYMPEKILTNEDLSKFVDTSDEWITSRTGIKARRIAADDQATSDLASEAARRAMAAAGVTPEEINLIVVATVTPDMFFPSTACFVQKKIGASNAVCFDISAACSGFLYALQVARHFINTGNRTTALVIGAEKLSSLINWQDRNTCVLFGDGAGAVVIRRAEEGSDAPGRVLSTVMGSDGNLTDLLKVPGGASACPITPENVLSRPNTIHMEGRETFKHAVTRMCQASEQALEMAGLTKADIAMVIPHQANARIITAIADRLGVPPEKTFINLDQYGNTSAATIPVALDEAHRQGKIKRGDIVLLVAFGGGFTWASSVVKW is encoded by the coding sequence ATGCCCACGCCTAGTAAGCAGCCCTTTTGCACCTCCAGCATCATCGGAACCGGCAGTTACATGCCGGAAAAAATCCTGACCAATGAAGACCTGTCCAAGTTCGTGGACACTTCGGATGAGTGGATCACCAGCCGCACAGGCATCAAGGCACGCCGCATCGCCGCAGACGATCAGGCCACGAGCGATCTGGCCAGTGAGGCAGCACGTCGGGCCATGGCTGCCGCAGGTGTCACGCCGGAGGAGATCAACCTCATCGTCGTAGCCACGGTCACACCGGACATGTTTTTCCCCTCCACGGCCTGCTTCGTGCAGAAAAAGATTGGTGCCAGCAATGCGGTGTGCTTTGACATCAGCGCAGCCTGCTCCGGCTTCCTGTATGCCCTCCAGGTCGCACGTCACTTCATCAATACGGGCAACCGCACGACAGCTCTGGTCATTGGCGCAGAAAAACTAAGCAGCCTCATCAACTGGCAGGACCGCAATACCTGCGTGCTCTTTGGCGATGGTGCCGGTGCTGTCGTCATCCGCCGTGCTGAAGAAGGCTCAGACGCTCCTGGGCGCGTCCTATCCACCGTTATGGGCAGTGATGGCAACTTGACGGATCTCCTTAAAGTCCCCGGCGGTGCTAGCGCCTGCCCCATCACTCCGGAGAACGTCCTCAGCCGTCCAAATACGATTCACATGGAAGGGCGGGAAACTTTCAAGCACGCGGTCACCCGTATGTGCCAGGCCAGTGAGCAGGCCCTGGAGATGGCTGGCTTAACCAAGGCAGACATCGCCATGGTCATCCCGCACCAGGCCAATGCCCGCATCATCACCGCCATCGCAGACCGCCTGGGAGTGCCGCCTGAAAAAACCTTCATCAATCTGGACCAATACGGCAATACCAGTGCCGCGACCATCCCGGTAGCGCTGGATGAGGCCCACCGTCAGGGAAAGATCAAACGGGGAGACATCGTGCTTCTCGTCGCTTTTGGCGGTGGCTTTACCTGGGCCAGCTCCGTGGTGAAATGGTGA
- a CDS encoding peptidylprolyl isomerase, which yields MKSWLLPVLLMLLIAGGYHWRKELRQRLIGSVPAFSTTEVQEVSAGLIFRNGTETDAQLRAEKELKIKDSLRRYRLLDLDFHPDVSNDLASEMHSWRRQWEKDGEREQRLLGQGITDGEMESSVHEALLDHAWIETSIADEIQVSEAELKAAFEQQRPFLKIPPAYLTAHLFLSRHGANKKDRSQEMRVIQQRLLAGETWERLTLAHSEDARSKYQGGRLGWINQRRMPTEFMTAVQRLNVGETSGPIATPLGWHLIRLLDKRSERLPRLEEVRTELMASLVQQKRQAALERLRQKLQQATQP from the coding sequence ATGAAATCCTGGCTGCTGCCAGTGCTGCTCATGCTCTTGATCGCCGGAGGTTATCATTGGCGGAAAGAATTGCGACAACGCCTTATCGGCTCGGTCCCTGCCTTTTCAACCACTGAAGTGCAGGAGGTATCTGCCGGACTGATTTTCCGCAACGGGACAGAAACAGACGCTCAATTGCGGGCCGAAAAGGAACTGAAGATCAAAGACTCCCTGCGCAGGTATCGGCTTCTGGATCTGGATTTCCATCCTGATGTTAGCAATGACCTCGCTTCTGAAATGCATAGCTGGCGGCGGCAGTGGGAAAAGGATGGAGAGCGAGAACAAAGGCTTTTGGGACAAGGCATCACCGATGGCGAGATGGAATCCTCCGTCCACGAAGCCCTTCTGGACCACGCCTGGATTGAGACCTCAATCGCAGATGAAATCCAAGTGAGTGAAGCAGAATTGAAAGCCGCTTTTGAACAGCAACGCCCGTTTCTCAAGATCCCTCCAGCCTACCTCACGGCACACCTTTTCTTGTCGCGCCATGGTGCCAACAAAAAAGACCGCAGCCAGGAAATGCGGGTCATTCAGCAAAGATTGTTAGCAGGAGAAACATGGGAGCGACTGACGCTCGCTCACTCGGAAGATGCCCGCTCAAAATATCAAGGAGGCAGATTGGGATGGATCAACCAACGTCGTATGCCGACGGAATTCATGACCGCCGTGCAACGTTTAAATGTGGGTGAAACCAGCGGCCCCATCGCCACACCACTCGGTTGGCATCTGATCCGGCTGCTGGACAAACGGTCGGAACGACTGCCCCGGCTAGAGGAAGTGCGGACTGAACTGATGGCATCACTCGTCCAGCAAAAACGACAGGCCGCTTTGGAGCGGCTACGCCAGAAACTGCAGCAGGCCACGCAGCCATAA
- a CDS encoding MlaE family ABC transporter permease produces the protein MSSRTDESSPPLASWAKGGKGAVLTLSGDWSRDGPETKVEGDVPSDWPERYETKNLGNFDSTLPAFLLATLRSFEAKEDVQPDLAGLPDNLRGLMELALAVPERSEAKSQQSNTSDLKELGKITLSIWEGLNKMSAFVGESMLSLGRYFTGKARFRRSDFWMIVQQCGIEALPIVSLISFLIGLILAFVGNVQLTNFGANIFVADLVGIAMVREMGVVMTGIIMSGRTGAAFAAHLGSMKANEEIDALRTFGLNAFDFLVLPRLLALMIMLPVLTVYANIIGILGGMLVGVAVGIPPVLYWTQTVGAITLTTAFLGVFKSFFFAAAIAISGCMQGMEAGNSSAAVGQATTRAVVISITAIIMMDSAFAAIFTLLDI, from the coding sequence GTGAGTTCCCGCACTGATGAATCTTCCCCACCCCTCGCCTCCTGGGCCAAGGGGGGGAAGGGCGCGGTCCTGACTCTTTCTGGAGACTGGAGCCGGGACGGCCCTGAAACCAAGGTAGAAGGGGATGTCCCGTCTGATTGGCCGGAACGTTACGAGACTAAGAATTTAGGGAATTTTGATTCCACCCTGCCCGCGTTTTTGCTAGCCACTTTGCGATCCTTTGAGGCAAAAGAAGATGTGCAGCCGGATCTGGCCGGATTGCCAGATAACCTTCGTGGACTGATGGAACTGGCCCTGGCAGTGCCGGAAAGAAGCGAAGCCAAAAGCCAGCAAAGCAACACTTCTGATTTAAAGGAACTGGGCAAGATCACCCTCAGCATCTGGGAGGGGCTGAATAAGATGTCTGCCTTCGTGGGGGAATCCATGCTATCTTTAGGCCGATACTTCACTGGCAAAGCGCGTTTTCGCCGCAGTGATTTCTGGATGATCGTGCAGCAATGCGGCATTGAGGCTTTGCCGATTGTTTCCCTCATCAGTTTCCTCATCGGCCTGATCCTCGCCTTTGTGGGAAATGTGCAGTTGACCAACTTTGGTGCCAACATCTTCGTGGCTGATCTGGTCGGGATTGCGATGGTGCGTGAAATGGGGGTGGTGATGACAGGTATCATCATGAGTGGCCGCACGGGGGCCGCCTTTGCCGCTCACCTCGGCAGCATGAAAGCCAATGAGGAGATCGATGCTCTGCGTACCTTCGGTCTGAACGCCTTTGATTTCCTGGTCCTGCCACGTCTGCTAGCGCTCATGATCATGCTGCCCGTGCTGACGGTCTATGCGAACATCATCGGCATTCTGGGCGGTATGCTGGTGGGTGTCGCTGTGGGTATCCCGCCGGTGCTTTACTGGACACAGACCGTTGGGGCGATCACTCTGACGACGGCCTTTCTAGGGGTTTTCAAAAGCTTCTTTTTTGCGGCTGCGATTGCTATCAGCGGCTGCATGCAGGGAATGGAAGCTGGCAATTCCTCCGCTGCGGTCGGGCAGGCGACGACGCGTGCCGTGGTGATTTCCATCACCGCCATTATTATGATGGACTCCGCCTTTGCGGCTATTTTTACGCTGCTGGATATCTGA
- a CDS encoding NAD(P)H-hydrate dehydratase, translating to MLVTCRQMQEMEERAFASGISPADLMLSAGTGIAQLIRQFFPQPGTLGLYLGSGNNAGDALVAARELQKDGWEIYTRFSGDVAKLKPLPAKHWRALKGVERRDTPPTEIPKAPLVLLDGLLGIGAHGPLRPHIQALASEMNALRISHRAVTVAMDIPSGLDADAGVPEKDCVIADITATVAIAKQGLVADLAINHVGRLAVVPLPQLAAFGQETDDRSVVLTPEFLRTCLPRRRFDFHKGQAGRVGILAGSRGYFGAAELACRGALRAGAGLVTLFVKEDAYDILARRVPAEVMVKAVKDYREVLEMRMDALGIGPGLGFDHEDEYLEVIEKAALPAVVDADALTALSRHPSLLNRSTSPRLLTPHPGEMARLMPEGSLLCRCDQAETWAQNHPGHTLLLKGARTVISTHGLDTLINTTGHPGMAAGGMGDVLTGVSSALIGQGISPHHTAGMAAWLCGRAAELHALSQSAESTLPSDVIAQLGKAWAEL from the coding sequence ATGCTGGTGACATGCCGCCAGATGCAGGAGATGGAAGAGCGTGCCTTCGCCAGTGGCATCAGCCCGGCGGACCTGATGCTTTCTGCCGGAACGGGCATCGCCCAGCTCATTCGGCAGTTTTTCCCCCAGCCCGGAACTTTGGGCCTCTATCTGGGCAGTGGTAACAATGCGGGGGATGCCCTGGTGGCGGCACGTGAGTTACAAAAGGACGGTTGGGAGATCTATACACGCTTCAGTGGCGATGTCGCCAAGCTCAAACCCCTCCCCGCCAAGCACTGGCGCGCACTCAAAGGAGTCGAGCGCCGGGATACACCGCCGACGGAAATTCCAAAGGCCCCGCTCGTTCTCTTAGACGGTCTATTGGGCATCGGTGCCCACGGCCCTCTGCGACCACACATCCAGGCACTGGCTTCAGAAATGAATGCCCTGCGCATCAGCCACCGGGCCGTGACCGTGGCCATGGACATCCCCTCGGGTCTGGATGCGGATGCAGGTGTGCCTGAAAAAGACTGCGTCATCGCAGATATCACGGCCACAGTGGCCATCGCCAAACAAGGATTGGTGGCGGATCTGGCCATCAATCATGTGGGCAGACTGGCCGTTGTACCCTTACCTCAATTGGCAGCCTTTGGGCAGGAGACGGATGACCGCTCAGTCGTACTGACACCGGAGTTTCTGCGCACCTGCCTGCCGCGGCGCCGATTTGATTTCCACAAAGGACAGGCCGGGCGTGTTGGCATCCTGGCAGGCTCTCGTGGATACTTCGGCGCGGCTGAGTTGGCCTGTCGGGGGGCATTGCGCGCCGGGGCAGGTTTGGTGACGTTGTTTGTGAAAGAGGATGCCTATGACATCCTGGCCCGCCGAGTCCCGGCGGAAGTCATGGTGAAAGCGGTCAAGGACTACCGGGAAGTGCTGGAAATGCGGATGGATGCCCTGGGCATCGGTCCTGGACTAGGTTTTGACCACGAAGACGAATACCTGGAGGTGATCGAAAAAGCCGCTCTTCCTGCCGTCGTGGACGCGGATGCCCTCACCGCTTTGTCTCGGCATCCTAGCTTATTGAACCGCTCGACCTCCCCTCGCCTGCTTACTCCGCACCCGGGTGAAATGGCCCGTCTGATGCCAGAGGGCAGCCTCCTATGCAGATGTGATCAAGCAGAAACCTGGGCTCAAAACCACCCTGGCCATACCCTGCTGCTCAAGGGCGCGCGCACCGTCATCTCCACTCACGGACTGGATACGCTCATCAATACCACCGGTCACCCAGGCATGGCCGCGGGCGGCATGGGAGATGTACTGACAGGCGTTTCATCCGCACTCATCGGCCAAGGTATATCTCCTCATCACACCGCAGGTATGGCCGCATGGCTCTGCGGCCGGGCCGCAGAGTTACACGCACTGTCTCAGTCAGCCGAAAGCACTCTGCCCAGCGATGTCATCGCACAGCTTGGAAAAGCCTGGGCGGAACTTTAG
- a CDS encoding MlaD family protein, with amino-acid sequence MSQKANPTLIGAFTLIGLILVGAAVVLFGAGKYFERSHRILLHFDKSAIGLMVGSDVRFGGVRIGSVYSINVLVDTEKNRKIIPVVVELAEKNLQAIGSTSGVSIDFSSREGVQRAVDRGLRAGMKQQSLLTGLLYIEFDITPDLPGFVYKGPTVGDYPTVPTTATEIDELIAGVADGLKKINALDLDGIVKELKDVLSGARKQVEDLNTKGISENIIAITTDIQAITGDEKLTSAIKNLDDSLAQFKSLATKANDGIDPLMADLTKAADKAAESLTRIEEIGGEISKVANPRGPVLMRLQDVLMEMERASRAIKELANDLKRNPNALLMGKETKE; translated from the coding sequence ATGAGCCAGAAAGCCAATCCCACCCTCATCGGGGCCTTTACCCTCATTGGCCTCATCCTCGTTGGTGCTGCCGTCGTGCTCTTCGGGGCGGGTAAATACTTTGAGCGCTCGCACCGCATCCTGCTGCATTTTGATAAAAGCGCCATCGGCCTCATGGTCGGTTCTGATGTGCGCTTCGGCGGCGTGCGCATCGGCAGCGTGTATTCGATTAACGTCTTGGTGGATACTGAGAAGAACCGTAAGATCATCCCAGTGGTGGTTGAACTGGCCGAGAAGAATCTTCAGGCCATCGGCTCCACTTCCGGTGTCAGCATTGATTTTTCAAGCCGTGAAGGTGTGCAGCGTGCCGTGGATCGTGGTCTCCGGGCGGGAATGAAGCAGCAGAGCTTGCTCACGGGACTTCTGTACATTGAATTCGACATCACGCCGGATTTGCCGGGTTTTGTTTATAAGGGGCCGACTGTGGGCGACTATCCCACGGTTCCCACCACTGCGACTGAGATTGATGAGCTGATTGCGGGTGTGGCCGATGGTTTGAAAAAGATCAATGCTCTGGATCTAGATGGCATTGTCAAAGAACTGAAGGACGTGCTTAGCGGTGCGCGGAAGCAGGTGGAGGATTTGAATACCAAGGGCATCAGCGAAAACATCATCGCCATCACCACGGATATCCAGGCCATCACGGGTGATGAAAAGCTGACCAGTGCCATCAAAAACCTGGATGACTCACTGGCGCAGTTCAAGAGCCTGGCCACGAAGGCCAATGACGGAATCGACCCTCTGATGGCAGACCTCACTAAGGCCGCCGACAAAGCCGCCGAAAGCCTAACGAGAATTGAGGAAATCGGTGGCGAAATATCCAAGGTGGCCAACCCGCGCGGACCAGTGCTGATGCGGCTTCAGGATGTGCTCATGGAAATGGAGCGTGCTTCACGGGCCATTAAAGAACTGGCCAACGATCTGAAACGCAACCCCAACGCCCTGCTCATGGGCAAGGAAACCAAGGAATGA
- a CDS encoding N-acetylmuramoyl-L-alanine amidase family protein, giving the protein MNVTSLRSQVLWLAIFASLCLGSMAQAFDTVILDAGHGDHDRGASIGYVYEKHLALDTARRVEQLLKKEGLKVIMTRGRDVFIPLQDRSAAGNRYGNAIFVSVHYNYSRGGSGSGVETFYHFTKGYTLAAYIQAYLVQRTKMTNRGVKNASFHVIRKTERNPAVLVECGFVSNPTERARMLTGEFRARIAEGIAQGIVAYKRAK; this is encoded by the coding sequence ATGAACGTTACTTCCCTCCGGTCTCAGGTCCTCTGGCTCGCCATCTTCGCCAGCCTATGTTTAGGTTCAATGGCCCAGGCCTTTGATACCGTCATTCTGGACGCGGGCCATGGCGACCATGACCGGGGTGCATCCATTGGTTATGTTTATGAAAAACATCTGGCACTGGATACCGCACGCCGGGTGGAGCAGTTGCTAAAGAAGGAAGGCCTCAAAGTCATCATGACCCGCGGACGGGATGTTTTCATTCCTCTTCAAGACCGTTCCGCCGCAGGTAACCGCTACGGCAATGCCATCTTCGTCAGCGTGCATTACAACTACAGTCGTGGAGGCAGCGGCAGCGGTGTGGAAACCTTTTACCATTTCACCAAAGGCTATACCCTGGCCGCTTACATTCAGGCTTACCTCGTCCAGCGCACCAAAATGACCAACCGCGGTGTAAAGAATGCCAGTTTCCATGTCATCCGTAAAACCGAGCGCAATCCCGCCGTGCTGGTGGAATGCGGTTTTGTCAGCAATCCCACGGAGCGTGCCCGCATGCTGACCGGTGAATTCCGTGCACGCATCGCCGAAGGCATCGCCCAGGGCATCGTGGCCTATAAACGCGCCAAGTAG
- a CDS encoding zinc ribbon domain-containing protein YjdM → MSKAACPMCEMDEILDHEDRYECATCGHEWPHDSEVDAPDAERVVKDAYGNVLADGDIVAMIKDLKLGGTSQVLKVGTKSKPIRLVDGDHEISCKMDGLAIALKACFVKKVVA, encoded by the coding sequence ATGAGCAAAGCTGCCTGCCCGATGTGTGAGATGGATGAGATTTTAGACCACGAGGACCGTTATGAATGTGCCACCTGCGGTCATGAATGGCCGCATGATTCTGAGGTGGATGCTCCTGATGCGGAACGCGTGGTAAAAGACGCTTATGGCAACGTCTTGGCCGATGGTGACATCGTGGCCATGATCAAGGATCTCAAGCTGGGAGGCACGTCACAGGTTCTTAAAGTCGGAACGAAGTCGAAACCGATCCGCCTCGTGGACGGGGATCATGAAATCTCCTGTAAAATGGACGGTCTGGCCATTGCGCTGAAAGCCTGCTTCGTGAAAAAAGTAGTCGCTTAG
- a CDS encoding aminopeptidase, giving the protein MKSSSLVDWEFHSIVELMRHKGNNLETWSRLFSLIVGLTLTSCSTVGFYSQALQGQREISKKARPVSQILAEPSTAPILRQKLLTVRDLLAYAESELGLPAEGQYDRYANLGRRYVVWVIYAAPEFSTDAKRWWYPLVGNLKYRGFFKEAAAEKAAEKLRAEGLDVYLGGVSAYSTLGYLKDPLLNTFLGRADPGLAELIFHELTHQRIYLSGDTDFNEALATVVGREGARRWLRARKRGDDLEQYEKEVILETEFVHEALKTRDELEQLYARTDFDEAAMRQEKQVIIGRLKGRLHELNKRYGGSLKLDRWFEKPVNNARLNTLATYHDLVPAFETLLKDCHGDLELFLKRMESMKNMTPRERREAMKQNFPAP; this is encoded by the coding sequence TTGAAAAGTTCCAGCTTGGTGGACTGGGAATTTCACTCCATCGTTGAACTGATGAGGCACAAAGGCAACAATTTAGAAACGTGGAGCAGGCTGTTTAGCCTGATTGTGGGCCTCACCCTCACCTCTTGCTCCACCGTTGGCTTTTATAGCCAGGCGCTCCAAGGACAGAGAGAGATTTCTAAAAAGGCACGTCCCGTCTCCCAAATCCTCGCGGAGCCGTCAACGGCCCCTATTTTACGGCAGAAACTGCTGACGGTTCGAGATCTTTTGGCCTATGCCGAAAGTGAACTGGGGCTGCCTGCTGAAGGACAGTATGACCGCTATGCCAACCTGGGACGGCGTTACGTGGTCTGGGTCATCTATGCGGCCCCTGAATTTAGCACCGATGCAAAACGATGGTGGTATCCGCTCGTGGGCAATCTCAAATACCGAGGGTTTTTCAAAGAAGCTGCTGCCGAAAAGGCGGCGGAAAAGCTGAGAGCCGAGGGCCTGGATGTTTATCTCGGCGGCGTCTCCGCCTACTCCACGCTCGGATACCTGAAAGACCCCTTGCTCAATACCTTTCTTGGCCGCGCAGACCCAGGGCTGGCGGAGCTGATATTCCACGAGCTGACGCATCAGCGCATTTATCTTTCCGGTGACACGGATTTTAATGAAGCACTGGCCACCGTGGTAGGCCGGGAGGGTGCGCGCCGATGGCTGAGGGCCCGCAAGCGCGGGGATGATCTGGAGCAGTATGAAAAGGAAGTGATCTTGGAAACTGAATTCGTCCATGAAGCTTTGAAAACTCGCGATGAGTTGGAGCAGCTTTATGCTCGCACTGATTTTGACGAAGCCGCCATGCGCCAAGAAAAACAGGTGATCATTGGTCGCTTGAAAGGTCGCCTTCATGAACTGAACAAGCGCTACGGCGGCTCCCTTAAACTGGACCGCTGGTTCGAAAAACCCGTTAACAATGCCCGGCTGAACACCCTGGCCACTTATCACGATTTAGTGCCCGCTTTTGAAACCCTGCTGAAGGACTGCCATGGCGATCTGGAGCTCTTTCTGAAACGCATGGAGTCCATGAAGAACATGACACCGAGAGAGCGAAGGGAAGCCATGAAACAAAACTTCCCTGCCCCATGA
- the plsX gene encoding phosphate acyltransferase PlsX: protein MKIALDVMGGDHAPQNPMGGVKLALETLPQIEKIYLVGVPELIEREMQTQGIPTGPKLEIVPASQVVDMSDSGLDAVRKKKDSSISRAVDLVKDKVADAVVSAGHTGAAVTASLIKLRTLPHIERPAIASVMPSMTTTWLLIDAGANPDSLPEHLVQNALMGSAYARHVMGRENPRVGLMSNGTEEEKGNALCKETSKLLRTTPGINFIGNVEGHDLWETPPDVVVCDGYTGNIILKTSEALAHALFGMIKTEIMSSPRTKIGGLLAKPAFKRIHKKTSADESGGMPLLGLNGITIIAHGGASAYAMKNAIRMACDTISHQVNPHIEAAISKHLLIHAHA, encoded by the coding sequence ATGAAAATCGCGTTGGATGTCATGGGTGGCGATCACGCCCCACAGAATCCCATGGGCGGCGTGAAGCTGGCCCTGGAAACCTTGCCACAGATCGAGAAGATCTATCTTGTGGGTGTGCCCGAACTCATTGAGCGGGAAATGCAGACCCAAGGCATCCCGACGGGTCCGAAACTGGAAATCGTACCTGCCAGCCAGGTCGTGGACATGAGTGACAGCGGTCTCGACGCGGTTCGCAAAAAAAAGGACAGTTCTATTTCCCGTGCCGTGGACCTGGTGAAAGACAAGGTTGCAGATGCGGTTGTCAGCGCTGGTCACACCGGAGCCGCCGTCACCGCCAGCCTTATCAAGCTGCGTACCCTTCCCCACATTGAGCGCCCGGCAATCGCCTCCGTCATGCCGTCCATGACGACGACTTGGCTGCTCATTGATGCAGGTGCCAATCCGGACAGCCTGCCGGAACATCTCGTCCAGAATGCCCTCATGGGCAGTGCCTATGCCCGCCACGTCATGGGCCGTGAAAATCCCCGTGTCGGCCTCATGTCCAATGGGACAGAGGAGGAAAAAGGCAACGCTCTGTGCAAAGAAACCAGCAAGCTCCTGCGCACCACTCCTGGCATCAATTTCATCGGCAATGTCGAGGGACATGACCTCTGGGAAACGCCGCCGGATGTGGTGGTCTGCGATGGTTACACAGGAAACATCATCCTAAAGACCTCAGAAGCGCTGGCCCATGCCTTGTTTGGCATGATTAAAACTGAAATCATGAGCTCCCCCCGAACCAAAATCGGTGGTCTCCTGGCCAAACCTGCCTTCAAGCGCATTCATAAAAAAACCAGCGCCGATGAATCCGGTGGCATGCCGCTTTTAGGCCTCAATGGCATCACCATCATCGCCCATGGCGGAGCCAGCGCCTATGCCATGAAAAACGCCATTCGCATGGCCTGCGACACCATTTCTCACCAGGTGAATCCTCATATTGAGGCCGCCATTTCCAAACATCTTCTCATCCATGCCCACGCCTAG